The following DNA comes from Capsicum annuum cultivar UCD-10X-F1 chromosome 7, UCD10Xv1.1, whole genome shotgun sequence.
tcaagaattttgatGTGCCTCGTGGTTGAAGATCAACTATTGTATTGTTGATTATATCATTGTTAAAGATACAAATATAAGTCTTTATCTGTACATGTGGAAAGGCTGATGTTATGTCGTTCAGTTGTGTGGAACTGCTAAGCATATAACGTACAAAATATTAGATTGTTGAGGTAGTTTCAAATGGAGTGAATATTTGTAACTTAAAAGACATATAGGCGATAATAAAGGAGCACCTTTTTCTGGTTGTGTTAATACAATTGCTCGTCTTTGGTTAGACACTTACAGAACTGGCTGGATTTTCAGTAGCGTTAAATGATGCCGTATAAACATCAATGAGGAAAAGTTGTTGGTATTTCTAATCACTTCACTTATATAATATGAGATTGCTCTTACATTAAGGTCGTGATTCTTTTGAGGTGTTGTCCCGTCTACTGGAGGGTGCAGATCTATGCAACTGTGGTCCTTTTCATATGTACTACAGGTACTGCGATTACATTCTGCTGCaccacacgcacacacacactaTGCTTTGTTCTGCTTAACCAACATTGACACTCATTACAATATCTCTTTGATTCATGATATACTTGTGTATCCATCTTCCCTGATCCAAAACCCCCAACTCTCCACAGGCTGATAGAGTGCACACGAGTGAAGATTCATTCAATGGGACTTTATAACTCATCATTTTCCGAAAGGTTAATAGCGCCTCTTCGTGCATACCATTTTTAACATACCCTGACAACATCGCGCTCCAAGTTGTTGTATCCTTATTTACCATCGTATTNNNNNNNNNNNNNNNNNNNNNNNNNNNNNNNNNNNNNNNNNNNNNNNNNNNNNNNNNNNNNNNNNNNNNNNNNNNNNNNNNNNNNNNNNNNNNNNNNNNNTCTTTTGCTCAATTGTGAAAACATGGCAGATTAGTTATGCTTATAGTCTTTAGCAGAATTAGAAGAATTGTAAACTGAATTCTTGGCCtttcttttataaaatcaatttgTTCAGTTTACTAACAGCTTGCATTGAGAAATGTTACTAAAGAGGGCTAAAGACTACTCATCCAATTTTCATTTACATGTCACATTGAAATTTGTTAGATTCGACTAATTTGAATTTGCATTCAAAACgcccaataaaaggggtaaaaaaCTAAAAACTCCTTATTAGAGAAGTTCTCATTTTCATTTACAAAAACATACGCTGAAAATGGTTGATCCGACTAATTCCAATTCGCATTTAAAAGCACCCAGTCAGACGAATAGCAAAGATTTTTATTTCCGTTTTCATTTAGAGGATTCAAATTCAAACTAATGATATCCAACTATCCCATCATTCCCTCAATCACAATGAAAGATACATTTCTTTTTTCATCTTGTGTTCGATACTTGCAATGGAACCTGATTAAATTTTCATCTTGTGTTCGATACTTGCAATGGAACCTGATTAAATTCAAATCATTTCTTGAGACTCAAACCTAAAACCTCCAAACAAGAATGGAGGTATCACCCCATCACAACCCAAGTTGGTAACGAAAGATACACTCAAATACACTACAAATGCGACTAGAAATTTTAAAAGATCTTAAAAAGGCTTGAGCTTTTACAAGCAAAAAAACGAGTAAAGGCCCAAAATTatacattattttttactttagacacaaaataatacatattctttcaactGGTGCACTAATAGTCCTTTTTGTTTAAAAAGTGGTGCATTTTTATACACAATCCTAACACcgttaatttttttaacaaaagccTTCTCATCTTCATATCAGATAAATACGAGCACCATTAAACAAAGGAAATCAatgcaaaaacacatcaaataagcCTTGAGGCATCGACGCTGCATCAACAATTCAGACTTCTCTGTATCACTGCATCAATAATTGTTTCAATCTATTAATTTCATGGTTGATAAGACTCATGAAGATCAAAGATGACATCAACTTCTACGTTAGGTGATTCCAGAATCTTCAACAGGTCAGTAGAGGTTGGTTAGAATTTTCATTAGCATCGAAGATTTTGGCTAAAAGAAGCATTATACGCTGCAACTCAGGCTCTTAGACTACAAAACCTTTCGAGTTAACTTCTTTGAGGTGATTAAATGTCACATTTACGAGACGTCCCACTTGAAGAGATTTTGGGATAGTTACATAATCGTAAAAGGTTGCCACCTAAAACATTAACAATGAACAACTTTTCGACTTTATTAAGTATAAAAATGAGTAAGACATACAAAGTTCACTAATTAACTTCACAAAATGTTTTGTCTAACAAGAAAACAGTGATGACCTCCTATGCGTAAACAATAAGCATTATCCTAGCAGAAAGTTGCAATTTAGTCTAAGCATTTTCTTGTCTCCGCCAAGAAAACCACAAATAACTTGCAcaatagagaaagaaaagagtcaaaTAACTAAGAACTTGAATATCCATATACAACAAATTTAGGGAGCTTCTTATCAAGAAAAGAGCAGATGAAATCAACTCGAATGGATCAAAATACATACCAGATATGCAAAGACGTTTGACAGAATGAAGAGCAAAAGAACTCGTTTCTAAAGATGAGGACGTTTGACAGATTGAAGAGTGAAAGGACTAGGAATAGAGAATAAAAGAAGTCAAAACGTGTATAAATCAAAAGATGTTCCCTCAATACACTTGGATATTGAGCACAGGTTGGTTGGAAGGTCGCGCACCAATAAATCCAGATGTTGTTATGATTTGCGTTTTATGTTGTTGCTTGATAGCTGACTTTATTTACATCAGCAGGTGTTTACTGATGGATTAGtcaatgatattttactttcattTCAGTTGCTTGCTCTGTCGTTAACGTATCATTTTTGGGTCGCAACTATCTTGTGGAGTGAAGCCACTGAAACTGCTCAAGTTATGAGTTATCAACTTTGTCAAGCTGATGTTGGTAATTGCTTCCTTATATTGCTTATGGTGTGCAACTCAAATATACTTGGTTCGTCCTCGTCGGCCAGTTGTTGGTGAAGAGGCTGATCTCGGAGTTCTTGTGTTTATTGGAATATATTTTTTCCTCCCTCATTGGCTGTGCATTCAGTCCATGAACACAAGAGATTCCCAAAAAATTATGCCCTTATGACTAAATCACAATGACTAGTGACACAAAAAATCTCAAAGACTCAAACTGATTTAAGCCCTTGTCAGCAACATTTTGCAGGTGAGGTTttttttttggaggaaaaaaataGTGTGATAGAAAGGTGATTTGACTGCTGTTAAAAAGATTAACGGTGTTAGGATTATGACTAAAAATGGATCACTTAACTAAATAAAAAGGACTATAAGTGCTCTagttgaaagaatatgtattatgttgtgtctaaggcaaaataatgtatgATTTTGGTCCTTTACTACTAAAGCTCTCTCTATACGTGAGATTTAAAGAACCGGACCATAAAAATCTATCCTCCACTGTCTTAACCTGTTGTATCATGGTAAGAACCTATTTCCAAGCTTTGAACTCATGTACTCCTCATcgcatgacaacaactttaccggttactcctTGTCGCATGACAAGCAATTTTACCGAGACTTTAGCCACATCTTAACCCGAATGAGGCGATCAAGAAAGTCGTGGGCCTCGTAGTACCCGCATACGACAGCTCTGTGGAGCTTTTCGGGTCGAAAACTGAAATTTCCAACTATAAACAAGTGTAGCGAAGTCACCTCCATTCTCGATTTCTATTGCGACAAAGGAGGTCTCATAATAGAGTAACTTCGGCTGCGATTCTCAGTTTGACTATAGGTTTTCCTCTACAGCTGATCGTCCTGTAAACTATACGACAATGGAAGATTCTTAGACATAATAGCCCTCATAAAACTCATGTGTGTAAGAAATATTCGATCGCATAGAGTGTACCGATGGGTTGATTAACAATTCACAGATGAAAAAATGGCAAAATGGTGGATTGGAAATGGAGCTAGCACTGATTTGTTTATGGATCTTTGAGAATTGATTTTCATTTTCCTGAGATCGTGACAGGGAACCAGCCCAGCTAACTCGATTTCCCGAAGAAAAGAGAGGGTACAAGACTGGCTATTGAAGTCAGAGACTCTACTTATGCTTGCGGAGGGATGTAAGGACCTCGCAAAGCGCCGGCGCCTTGCTTCTGCCTGACTATATGGGCCGCTCTAGTTCGTAGCGGTAGTTTTTTTATTAATGAATGCAATAAAGCTAGTTACGCCAGAAGCTCCCAGAAAGAATTAGCAACAAGAATAGCTTGCCTACAACGTGCCTTAGCATGTTCAAGTCTTTCATTCAATGTCTCTTCTTTCACAGCAGCATTCACCATAGCCAAATCCATTTCCATCAACTTCAATACTCTATACAATTCCATCACCATTCTGTCTTCCACTTTCCCTTCTTCTTTCAACACTTCAACTTCTTCTGTAACTCTTGCTACAACTATCTCTCCCACTTTAACCAACAATGCAGTAGACCCAAATTCCCTCCCCATTAACTCTTCCAACTTCTGCAAAAAATCCATTACCATGTACCCTATACGTTTCTCTAATGGAATTTGCTTTGTTCTCTTCCAACCAATCTCAAAGTTTGGTGGTTCTTGTTTTGTTAGCCCAtcagttcttgattttctttcacggATTATTTCGGATTTTCGTCGTTTTTCTATAGGGAATTTGTCTGGGCTGATTGTTGTTTCTGAGTCTGGTGAAGGGGTGAGGAATTCTTGGTCTGATGAGTTTGGATTGCATTTGATAGTGAAGTGTTTTATGGAGGAAATTGGATGAAGTGAAGGAATAAAATGGATATGGTGGAGTTGAAGGATATTTGGAGGAGAAGAAGCCATTTGGTTAAAAATTTTCCTACAAAGTTGATAAGGTTTATATATTTGTCAAGTGGTGGACTAGAGTATGTACTTTTGTCAAATAGTAAGTAGTTTTTTTTTCCTAAGAAACATAGTGTTTGAATCAGCTTTCATGCCCGTCGACTAATTTCACGACTAATTTCAAATAAAACAATAGTATTTGATGAAAGTGAATATCTAGAAGAATTGGATACTGAATTGCTTTATGGAAGAAATTGGATATATGGTGGAGTTGAAGGATATTATGAAGCCACCAtcaaaggatgtggtgcagtggAGGTAGCTCCTTCCTTAATCAGAGGTTTCGGGTTTGAGTTCTTGGTATGAAAAAATTCTTCGTAGAGAATGCTTCCCTCCGAATGAGGCCTTATGCAGTGCAAATCTAAATTAATCAGACTCCAATGTAGGTACCGAACATCAAAgagggagaaaaaaaaaaaaaaaagccatttGGTTAAAGTTGATAAGGTTTATACATTTGTTAAGTGGTGGACTAGAGTGTGTACTTTTGTCAATGATACTTATATTTGATAGAGGCGAATATCTAGATGGGGCAAAATATCTTGCCAAGGCTACTAGAACAAGGATCctcaattattttttgaaaattaaactattttaaacTTTGATTATTATGTTAAGATATATTATTTCATTGTTTATCCTATTGATATAAGAAAGAacggtatttttttttttttaacgagGTAGGAATGACATTTGAGTACAGTATATCCTTGAGACTTCATTTATAAAATGACactgaatatgttattattgtattgATATAAGAAGAATTGTAGGTTATAATGCTATTAGTAATTtgtgaatatttaaattttaactttaaaatattagtttaatttaatttcaaaaattaataacattGATTTTTAAGAAATGAAATGGGACAATTATTTTGAAACAGGGAATACTATTTTACATAATTCTAGCTTGAATTatcatgaaatttaagaaaagctatattttataatattgttaATTAAAACATTGTAGTACTTAAAACACGTTAACTTCAGAAAAAATTCAGTGTAATATGTATATCGTGAATAAGTATCATATACTTAAAgaatcaacatatcttctagattgGTTCATTTGGTCATCGTGTCCTTACACTTTTGAGCTTCAGCGTGTAACTTAAGTTTGAGTTAGGGATGTGAcatcattttcatttttaattgaaagtaaaaaaaaatgcataaaatatGTAGGTGCGTATACACTTGACTCAAGATTGAATTTGGCTACAACATCATTTTGTTTTTAGttgataattaaaaaattacataaaatatatagatGATAGCTCGGTATGTTTCGACAAGCAACTTAACATATTAAAGTGGTGTCCAAACTATCACTCTACGCAataaatttcattaaaatatgaCATTTAGCTTAGTCACACGCCATAACATCAAATACGATGATATTGCGTAACGTCACTTTCACTAACGTGCCTTCTTCTTTAATGGTATCCTATTATCTTTCAATTCTAGATTCACTTCTGGGTATCAGAGCATGAAAATAGTAAatgtacaaaaaaataaagatgattcAACACATCATACTATAtctatatacaaaaaaaaaaaaaaaatccttttgcgattttattatatataatttttcagcAAAAGAATATCAATCGACACTCCTTAAATAAATACGAATCCGCCATTattcatcaaacacatattacTTTTCTAACATAACTAGCTAAACACTTCTCAAAATAAGTGATTGTGAAACTCCAATCAACCAATTCACAACAAAGTAcaagtaaaaaatttatttcacaCATAATTTTGaggaaaaagtaaagaaaaaggaaaaatgaaaaggGTATAATGGCAAAAAAGAGTTAAGACAATGATAGGTTATTACTACCTCGGACAACGAGCCGACAAATATGTTCAGTGTTTCACTACTCTAAAATCAGTTGTCAGAGTTATAGCAGCAAAAAAATGGCGGCGAAAGTACCTGTAGGATGTGAACCAGTTGTTGGCTCTTTAACGCCGTCAAAGAAAAAGGAATATAGAGTGACTAACAGATTGCAAGAAGGCAAACGGCCGTTATACGCCGTTGTGTTCAACTTCATTGATTCACGTTACTTCAATGTTTTTGCTACTGTTGGTGGGAATCGGGTAAGTTTTTATCATTTGGGGTTTATCaagattgtgttttttttgttggGCTGAATTGGTTTTATGGTTTTGTTTTGGGAATTTGAGTTCTTGAATGAAATGGGTTAAGGGGTAAATGGGTACCGGTGTAGATGACCCGGTTGTTTGAAGTTGAAGGgttgctcttgttgttgttgttgtgcttGTGGGAGTCATGTATGTGTATGaaagttcaaatttttaattcatttgtggggcccttccccggac
Coding sequences within:
- the LOC107856329 gene encoding uncharacterized protein LOC107856329, with amino-acid sequence MASSPPNILQLHHIHFIPSLHPISSIKHFTIKCNPNSSDQEFLTPSPDSETTISPDKFPIEKRRKSEIIRERKSRTDGLTKQEPPNFEIGWKRTKQIPLEKRIGYMVMDFLQKLEELMGREFGSTALLVKVGEIVVARVTEEVEVLKEEGKVEDRMVMELYRVLKLMEMDLAMVNAAVKEETLNERLEHAKARCRQAILVANSFWELLA